In Hydrogenobacter sp., the DNA window TGGAAATGTGTCTGCGGCAGTTGCTCACACCAGGATCGCATCACTGAGTGGTAAAGGGACAGTTGTGGGAACTACGGGTTTTTCCGATCAGGAGCTTGAGGAAATAAGATCATGTTCTGAGAACGCTCCCGTGTTGTTATCACCGAACATGAGCCTGGGTGTAAATCTTCTTTTTAAACTTGTCGAGATCTCAGCCAAAGCCTTAAAAGACAGAAACTTTGATGTGGAAATCTTGGAATTACATCACAGGTTTAAAAAAGATGCACCAAGCGGTACAGCCCTGAAGCTTGCAAGTATACTTTCACAGGCTTTGGGTATTCCATCTTGGGCTATGGTCTTTGGTAGGGAAGGTATAAAGCAAAGAGAAGAGACAGAAATTGGTGTTATGGCTTTGAGAGGTGGTGACGTGGTAGGAGATCACACCGTTTACTTTCTGGGTTTTGGCGAAAGGATAGAACTTACACACAGGGCAACTTCAAGGGATACCTTCGCAAAGGGTGCCATAGAGGCATCAAGATGGATAAAAGGCAAACCGCCGGGTTTTTACTCTATGTTTGATGTGCTTGGAATATGAGTTTCTATGAAGTAATAGAGGACGTAACTGCCGATGCAGGCATACGTGTGAAGGCAAAAACCCTTCAAGAACTGCTGTGTAAAGTTATACTCGCTACCTTTAACGAGATCACGAACATAGATAAAGTACAAAGGAGAGAAAGCTACACGATTGAAGTTAGCTCAAAGATGCCTTACTTACTTGCAGACATTATAAACGAAGCTCTTGTCCTTCATGAAGCTAAGAATTTTGTAGCTTCAGACTGCCAAGTGTTAGAACTTTCCGATGGTCATGCAAAGCTGAAACTCTCAGGCGATAAATTTGATGCGGAAAAAAATGAGCCTAAGCTTGTTATAAAGGCTGCTACCTATCATAGATTGAAGGTGGAAAAAAACCCTGACGGGTACGTGGCTGAGGTGATCTTTGACATTTAAGGACTTTTCTTTTGGTCGTTGATTTCTGACAGACTTTGAAATATTTTTAAATCCCATGTTGGTGGATGAGTTTGATGTAGCTGTCGTAGGTGGTGGGCATGCAGGTATAGAATCAGCGCTCGCCTGTGCTCGCATGGGAGCAAAAACTGTAATGTTCGTTCTGAATGCAGACAGTATAGGTCAAATGTCGTGCAATCCTGCCATAGGCGGTATAGCAAAGGGTATAGTAGTTAGGGAGATAGACGCTTTAGGAGGTGAGATGGGGAAAGCTATAGATAGTGTAGGAATACAGTTCAAGATGCTAAACACACGTAAAGGTAAGGCTGTATGGTCTCCCAGAGCGCAAGCGGATAAGAAGTTATATAGAGAATACATGAAGAGAGTTTGTGAAAATCAGGAGAACCTCTATATAAAACAGGACGAAGTTGTGGATATCATAGTAGAAAAGGACAGGGTTGTTGCTGTTAAAACTAAGCTGGGTCTTGAGTATAGAGTTAGGGCTGTGGTAGTGACTACTGGTACTTTCCTGAACGGCACCATATACATAGGCGACAAAACTTTTCCAGCAGGAAGAGCTTGGGAGCCAAGATCCGAAGGTCTTTCGGACTTTTACAAAAGGCACGGATTTCCACTATTGAGGTTCAAGACAGGAACACCCGCCAGGCTTGACAGGAGAACCATAGACTTTTCGGTGCTTGAGATAGCACCCGGTGATGATCCGCCTCCCAAGTTTTCTTTTTGGACAGAGCCTGTAGGTACTTACTGGTTTCCGAAGGGTAAAAAGCAAATAAACTGTTGGATCACATACACAACACCAAAAACACACGAGATAATACGCAAAAACCTTCACAGGACAGCCCTTTACGGTGGTCTCATAAAGGGCATAGGACCTCGCTACTGCCCGTCCATAGAAGACAAAGTGGTAAAGTTCGGTGATAAAGATAGACATCAGGTTTTTCTTGAACCGGAAGGTTGGGATACCATAGAGATCTACCCTAACGGTCTTTCCACATCCCTCCCTGAGGAGATCCAGTGGGAACTCTACAGGAGTATTCCGGGACTTGAAAAGGTGGAGCTTATAAGACCCGCTTACGCTATTGAGTACGATGTAGTTTCACCTACTGAGCTTTACCCTACGTTAGAAACCAAAAGGATAAGAGGACTTTTTCATGCGGGTAACTTCAACGGTACAACAGGTTATGAGGAGGCTGCAGGTCAAGGTATACTTGCGGGTATAAATGCAGCACTGAGAGCTTTCGGCAAAGAACCTATATACCTGCGCAGGGATGAAAGCTACATAGGTTTAATGGTTGATGATCTCACCACAAAAGGTGTTTTAGAACCATACCGACTTTTCACATCAAGGTCTGAGTGCAGGTTATACCTCAGACAGGATAATGCCATTTTTAGATTGTCTAAACTTGGCTACGAGCTTGGGCTTTTGAACGTAGATCAATACAAACTCATCAAAGAGCTAAAAAAAGAGGTAGAAAACTGGATTGAGTTCTACAAAAGCCAGAAGGTGGCCATAGCGGTAGGATCCGACGTAAGAAGTTACAGTCCTACACAGCTACTTACATCAGAACGTAGCATTGATGATCTCAAAACCTACGGATTTGAAGTACCTCATCATCCATTCGTTAAGGAGGAAGTAGAAATAGAGCTAAGATACGAACCTTATATGGAAAGGGAAAGAAAGCTTAACGAAAAATTGAAGAAACTTGAAGACGTGAAAATTCCCGAAGAAATAGATTATGACAAAGTACCCGGCATAACTAAGGAAGCTAAGGAAAAACTAAAACGCTTTAGACCACTAACAGTGGGGCAGGCATCTCGCATAGATGGTATAACACCTGCCACGATAACATCGCTTCTTGCCTTTCTGGGAAAGTTGGATTGAGATGAGCGACGTCAGTGTGTAGTTTCTCACTTAGCATAGAATAAAAACTTATGGCTAAGGTAAAGATAAACAAAAAGATCATTGAGATCCCTGTAGGTGTCAGGTTCGGTGAACTTCACCACGAGATAGAGAAAGCTGGCGTTGAGTTTGGTTGTACGGATGGTCAGTGCGGTGTGTGCGTTTGCAGTGTAAAAAAAGGCTTGGAGTATCTGGCTGAACCTTCCGAAGCAGAAGAGGAAACCCTCTGGAGAATAGGCGAGTATGAGGAAAACAGAAGGCTCACTTGCCAGCTCGTTATAGAGAAAGAACCATCTGATATTATAGAGTTAGAGACAGATTGATACGGAGAGGGCGGGATTCGAACCCGCGGTACGGCGTTTAACCGTACACAGCATTTCCAGTGCTGCGCCTTAGACCACTCGGCCACCTCTCCTCAAGGGAATATTATAATACGGTGGTCAAGGCGCAAGCCAGTTATCTTGCAGTATAACCTCTTCCATTTTCTCGGATACGTTTTGAGATATCCTGTAGGCACAGAACTCAGGTCCGCACATGGAGCAAAACTTGGCTGTTTTATACCCTTCCTGTGGAAGTGTCTCATCGTGGTATGCTCTGGCAGTTTCCGGATCTATGGCAAGTTCGAACTGCCTTTTCCAGTCAAAGGCAAACCGAGCCTTTGACATCTCAAGATCCCAATCTCTGGCCCCTGGCCAATTTTTGGCAACGTCAGCAGCGTGAGCCGCTATCTTGTATGCTATCACCCCCTGTTTTACATCTTCTAAGTTGGGAAGACCAAGATGTTCCTTTGGAGTTACATAACACAACATGGAGGCACCGTACCAGCCAGCCATCGCAGCGCCTATGGCTGAAGCTATATGGTCGTAACCAGGAGCTACGTCTATCACTAAAGGTCCGAGTACGTAAAAGGGTGCTTCATGACAGATCCTTTGCTGGATCTTCATATTGAACTCTATCTGGTCCATAGGTACATGCCCCGGACCTTCCACCATAACTTGTACACCGTGTTTCCATGCTCTTTCTGTAAGCTCTCCCAGAACCTTCAGTTCTGCAAGCTGGGCATCATCAGACGCATCAGCTATAGCCCCCGGTCTGAGACCATCCCCCAAGGAGAATGATACATCGTACTTTTTGAATATCTCGCATATCCTGTCAAAATGTTCATAAAGTGGGTTTTGTTTTCCATGCTCTATCATCCACTGAGCCATTATGGCACCACCGCGGGAAACTATACCCATAACCCTGTGCTGAACCATAGGTAAAAACTCCCTCAAAACACCAGCATGTATAGTCATATAAGACACACCTTGCTGTGCCTGTTCTTCAATAACATCAAGTATGAGGTCAACAGTCATATTCTTCACATGTCCCTTTGCCCTCTTTAGTGCTTCGTAAATGGGAACCGTACCCACAGGAACTGTACTTTCTTTTATAACCGCTTCCCTAGTCTCCTTTATAGCGTCGCCCGTAGAAAGATCCATTACCGTGTCCGCACCGTACTTTATGGCTACTTTTACCTTTTCTACTTCTGTAGGTATGTCCGATGCGAGTCCCGAATTGCCTATATTGGCATTAACTTTAACCCGTGAGTTTATGCCTATGCACATAGGCTCCAAGTGAAGGTGATTAACATTTGCGGGAATGATCATCCTACCTCTTGCTACTTCCTGACGTACAAACTCTGGATGCAGTCCTTCCCTTTTTGCCACATATCTCATCTCTTCGGTTATTATGCCCTCTCTGGCTAAATACATCTGGGATTTATTTTTTAACTTCCTCCTCTTTTCTACCCACTCGGCTCTCAGCATACTAAAACCTCCTTACAAAATGGTTTTATAAATATCTTTCTACTTTTCTGGGTTGCAATATGATCTTTTTCCGATCTACAATGTTTAAAACCCATCAGGAGGTAATAGTATGAGGGAGTATGTTACTATAATTATAGCTCATCACGAAGGAAAGCCTCCCAAAACGTTAAGGATTCGCAAAAGCTATCTGAAAGCTTTTGTTGTCTCTGCTGTGAGCTTTTGCCTTTTGTCAGCTTTGTCTTATGCTCTTAACTGGAATTTTATCTACGAGAGGGAACAGCTCAAAGCAGAGACCAAAAGACTTCTTGAGGAAAAAGAAAATGTCCTTGCACAGAAGGAAAGACTTACTCAGGAAAGAAGGTTTATAGCTAAAAAGCTCAGGGACATTGAGACGAAAATGTCTATGGTAGAGGACTATCTTTCAAAAAGAGGAGTATTAGGTAAGCCACTATCCGTAGGTGGAGTGAGCTACAATTCTCAGGCTTATCAGGATGTCTCTTACATAGAATTCCTTGAGGAAAGAGGAGAATATTTGCTTTCAAAGGTTAGAGGTACACCTTTAGGATATCCCCTCTTTGGTAGGATCACCTCCCTTATGGGCTGGAGGAAGAATCCCTTCGGAAGGGGTTATGAGTTTCACTCAGGCATTGACATAGAAGCATCTACGGGTAGCAGAGTTAGGGCTACTGCAGATGGTGTGGTTGAGTTTGCAGGCAGATACGCAGATTACGGAAAAGCCATTATAATAAAGCATCCTTCGGGGTATCTAACTCTTTACGGACATCTATCCCAGATCGATGTTAAAGGAGGTCAGAGGGTCAAAGCTGGCGATGTGATAGGAAGGGTGGGATCCACTGGAAGGAGTACGGGACCACACCTTCATTACGAGGTGATAAAGGATAACAAACCCGTGAATCCTCTTGGCTTTCTTGTCTGGAAATGAGTTATAATATTTAAAAGGAGGTAGTATGGAAAGGAGCTGGAAGGTAGGGACTGTTTATCTCAATGATAAGACGAGAATTGTAGTTATGGGAATAACGGGAAGGGAAGCTTCTCAAGTAGTTGCAGAATCCGAAGCCTTATATCCCGGCTTTGTAGTGGCAGGTGTAACTCCCGGTAAGGGAGGTTCGGAAGTTGCAGGTGTTCCTGTCTACAATACGGTAAGCGAGGCTCAAAGGAGACATCCGGAGATAAATACGGGAATAGTTTATGTACCACCGGCTTCTGTAAAGGATGCGGTCATAGAACTTGTGGATGCAGGTATAAGGATCATATTCATAA includes these proteins:
- the dapB gene encoding 4-hydroxy-tetrahydrodipicolinate reductase; this translates as MTKAVLCGALGRMGRTILRLSLEYSDFEVIAGVEHPDCIKSTDLGEASGITELKGKPLTPRLEDVISYCDVVVEFSGNVSAAVAHTRIASLSGKGTVVGTTGFSDQELEEIRSCSENAPVLLSPNMSLGVNLLFKLVEISAKALKDRNFDVEILELHHRFKKDAPSGTALKLASILSQALGIPSWAMVFGREGIKQREETEIGVMALRGGDVVGDHTVYFLGFGERIELTHRATSRDTFAKGAIEASRWIKGKPPGFYSMFDVLGI
- a CDS encoding archease produces the protein MSFYEVIEDVTADAGIRVKAKTLQELLCKVILATFNEITNIDKVQRRESYTIEVSSKMPYLLADIINEALVLHEAKNFVASDCQVLELSDGHAKLKLSGDKFDAEKNEPKLVIKAATYHRLKVEKNPDGYVAEVIFDI
- the mnmG gene encoding tRNA uridine-5-carboxymethylaminomethyl(34) synthesis enzyme MnmG; its protein translation is MLVDEFDVAVVGGGHAGIESALACARMGAKTVMFVLNADSIGQMSCNPAIGGIAKGIVVREIDALGGEMGKAIDSVGIQFKMLNTRKGKAVWSPRAQADKKLYREYMKRVCENQENLYIKQDEVVDIIVEKDRVVAVKTKLGLEYRVRAVVVTTGTFLNGTIYIGDKTFPAGRAWEPRSEGLSDFYKRHGFPLLRFKTGTPARLDRRTIDFSVLEIAPGDDPPPKFSFWTEPVGTYWFPKGKKQINCWITYTTPKTHEIIRKNLHRTALYGGLIKGIGPRYCPSIEDKVVKFGDKDRHQVFLEPEGWDTIEIYPNGLSTSLPEEIQWELYRSIPGLEKVELIRPAYAIEYDVVSPTELYPTLETKRIRGLFHAGNFNGTTGYEEAAGQGILAGINAALRAFGKEPIYLRRDESYIGLMVDDLTTKGVLEPYRLFTSRSECRLYLRQDNAIFRLSKLGYELGLLNVDQYKLIKELKKEVENWIEFYKSQKVAIAVGSDVRSYSPTQLLTSERSIDDLKTYGFEVPHHPFVKEEVEIELRYEPYMERERKLNEKLKKLEDVKIPEEIDYDKVPGITKEAKEKLKRFRPLTVGQASRIDGITPATITSLLAFLGKLD
- a CDS encoding 2Fe-2S iron-sulfur cluster-binding protein, which translates into the protein MAKVKINKKIIEIPVGVRFGELHHEIEKAGVEFGCTDGQCGVCVCSVKKGLEYLAEPSEAEEETLWRIGEYEENRRLTCQLVIEKEPSDIIELETD
- the thiC gene encoding phosphomethylpyrimidine synthase ThiC; this encodes MLRAEWVEKRRKLKNKSQMYLAREGIITEEMRYVAKREGLHPEFVRQEVARGRMIIPANVNHLHLEPMCIGINSRVKVNANIGNSGLASDIPTEVEKVKVAIKYGADTVMDLSTGDAIKETREAVIKESTVPVGTVPIYEALKRAKGHVKNMTVDLILDVIEEQAQQGVSYMTIHAGVLREFLPMVQHRVMGIVSRGGAIMAQWMIEHGKQNPLYEHFDRICEIFKKYDVSFSLGDGLRPGAIADASDDAQLAELKVLGELTERAWKHGVQVMVEGPGHVPMDQIEFNMKIQQRICHEAPFYVLGPLVIDVAPGYDHIASAIGAAMAGWYGASMLCYVTPKEHLGLPNLEDVKQGVIAYKIAAHAADVAKNWPGARDWDLEMSKARFAFDWKRQFELAIDPETARAYHDETLPQEGYKTAKFCSMCGPEFCAYRISQNVSEKMEEVILQDNWLAP
- a CDS encoding M23 family metallopeptidase, yielding MREYVTIIIAHHEGKPPKTLRIRKSYLKAFVVSAVSFCLLSALSYALNWNFIYEREQLKAETKRLLEEKENVLAQKERLTQERRFIAKKLRDIETKMSMVEDYLSKRGVLGKPLSVGGVSYNSQAYQDVSYIEFLEERGEYLLSKVRGTPLGYPLFGRITSLMGWRKNPFGRGYEFHSGIDIEASTGSRVRATADGVVEFAGRYADYGKAIIIKHPSGYLTLYGHLSQIDVKGGQRVKAGDVIGRVGSTGRSTGPHLHYEVIKDNKPVNPLGFLVWK